The following DNA comes from Cetobacterium somerae ATCC BAA-474.
TAAAAGTTTTAGGAATCGATCCTTTAAAGCATGATATTCGTTTTGTTGAAGATGACTGGGAGTCACCAACATTAGGAGCATGGGGATTAGGATGGGAAGTATGGCTAGATGGAATGGAAGTAACTCAGTTTACATATTTCCAACAAGTTGGAGGATTGGAGTTAGAAGTTGTTCCTGTTGAAATAACATACGGATTAGAAAGATTAGCATTATATATTCAAAATAAAGAAAATGTGTATGATTTAGAGTGGGCACCAGGAATTAAATATGGAGATATGAGATATCAGTACGAGTATGAAAATTCAAAATACTCATTTGAAGTAGCAGATTTAGAAAGCCACTTTAGATGGTTTGATGATTATGAAAAAGAAGCTGATAGAGCATTAAACGAAAATTTAGTAATGCCAGCATATGACTATGTTTTAAAATGTTCTCACACATTCAACGTTCTAGACTCAAGAGGAGCAATCTCTACAACAGAGAGAATGGCTTATATTTTAAGAGTTAGAAACCTAGCTAAGAGATGTGCAGAAGTATTTGTACAAAATAGAAAAGAACTAGGATACCCTTTACTGAAAAAAAAGTAAAAGGAAAAAAGAGGAGGAATAGAAAGTGAGATTACTTTTTGAAATAGGAATGGAAGAGTTACCTGCAAGATTCCTTGTTCAAACTCTAAAAGAGATGAAAGAGAACTTAGAAGGTAAGTTAAATGAAAAAAGAATAAAATTTGATGAAATAAAAACTTTTGGAACACCAAGAAGACTGGTTGTTTTAGTAGAGGGATTGGCAGAAACTCAAGAAAACTTAGATATCTTAAATATGGGACCTGCAAAGCAAGTTGCTTTTGGTGAAAATGGAGAAATTTCAAGAGCAGGATTAGGATTTGCTAAATCTCAAGGCGTAGAAGCTACAGATTTAGAAATCATAGAAACTCCTAAAGGGGAGTATATAGCAGTTAGAAAGTTTTTAAAAGGTGAATGTACAAAAGCTCTACTTTCTGATCTTTTAAAAGAATTGGTACTAGAGATAAACTTCCCTAAATCAATGAAGTGGGGAATGAAAAAATTAAAGTTTGCTAGACCAATTCAATGGT
Coding sequences within:
- the glyQ gene encoding glycine--tRNA ligase subunit alpha, which translates into the protein MTFQEMIFALQQYWSSKGCIIGNPYDIETGAGTFNPNTFLMSLGPEPWNVAYVEPSRRPKDGRYGENPNRVYQHHQFQVIMKPSPDNIQELYLESLKVLGIDPLKHDIRFVEDDWESPTLGAWGLGWEVWLDGMEVTQFTYFQQVGGLELEVVPVEITYGLERLALYIQNKENVYDLEWAPGIKYGDMRYQYEYENSKYSFEVADLESHFRWFDDYEKEADRALNENLVMPAYDYVLKCSHTFNVLDSRGAISTTERMAYILRVRNLAKRCAEVFVQNRKELGYPLLKKK